AAACCATGAATCGCAACGTGAACCGCGTGCTCGTACTGGCCGGCGGCATCTCCCACGAGCGCGACGTATCGCTGCGCTCGGGACGTCGGGTGGCCGACTGCCTCTCGTCGCTGGGCTACGAAGTCGAGCTGCGTGATCCCGACGCATCCCTGCTGCCATATCTGGTCTCAAACCGTCCGGATGTCGTCTGGCCCGCCCTGCACGGTGCGAGCGGCGAGGATGGCGCACTGCGGGCGCTTCTCGACTTCGCCGGCATCCCGTATGTCGGATCGAATGCCGATTCGGCGCACCTGGCCTGGGATAAGCCCACCGGTAAGACCGTCGCCGGCCGTGCCGGAGTGACCACACCCGAGTCGATCACCCTGTCGCGCGACGCGTTCCGGGAGCTCGGTGCCGCCAGCGTGCTCGCCCTGGTCGGCGACCGGCTCGGCTTTCCGCTCGTCGTGAAGCCGGCCCGCGGCGGATCCGCGCAGGGCGTCACCATGGTCGACAACGAGATCGACCTGCCCCGCGCCATGGTTGATGCGTACACGTATGGCGACGTCGCACTCATTGAACAGCGGATCATCGGCACCGAGGTCGCGATCGGCGTCATCGACACCGGCGACGGTCCGGTGACCCTGCCAGCAGTCGAGATCGAGCCGCTCAGCGGCGTTTACAGCTTCGAAGCGCGTTATAACGCGGGGGAGACCCGGTTCTACACGCCCGCTCGCATCGCTGACGACGTCGCTGCCACCGCCGCGGACGCCGCCATCACCGCTCATGTCGCGCTCGGACTTCGGCATATCTCGCGGGTCGACCTGATCATCGATGCGGCCGGGACGCCCTGGTTCCTCGAGGCGAACGTGCTGCCGGGGCTGACCGAGACCTCGCTGCTTCCACAGGCCCTCGAGGCCGCCGGGCACGATCTCGGCTGGGTTTACGGTGCCCTCGCGGAGTCGGCGGTCACCGGAGTGCCCGCGAGCTGAGTTCGCTGGGCAGGGCCGCCCCGCGGGTCGAGTTCTTCGCTCGCGGTCGAGTTCTTGCTCGTGGCCGAGTTCTTTGCTCGTGGCCGAGTTCTTCGCTCGCGGGTTGAGTTCTTCGCGCGAGGCGAGCCCTCCCCGTGGGTCGAGCCTGTCGAGCCCGGTCTGAGCAACCTCTACTGGCGAATCCGGCCCCCGAACTTCCACATCTGGACACTTTGGGAACCCGAAAAGCAGGAAGTTCTGTCATTCGGGCGCCGAAACTCCTCCATTTCGCGTCGATTGGCCGATTCATCCGTCAATTCGGATGCCGCACCCGATCCCGTCCGCCCCAAGACCAGCCCGTTTGTCATCAACAACGCGGGGTTCGGTTGACCGCGCGCACGTTTGAACCTGCGCTCGGTTGCAGAACCGCCGCGCAGTCGATGTCGATGTCGACGTCGGAGCCGGAGCGTCTCAATCTCCGGGCGTTCACTCGTCTCCGCGCGCGCGGATGAAAGTCGCAGCTCCCGCAATGGGCTGGCCGACGCGCAGGTCAAAGTTGCGGGCGCGGATGAACATTCCGCGGCGCCAGCAACTTTCTGGCGCGGGGGACATCACCCTTTGGGGACGGATGTCTCGATCGGCAGCGCGCGCGGGCGAGAGTTGCACACCCCACCTCTCCGACACGGATACACCGAAGTGTGGGTACCTTCTTCTTGGACCTCGGTCGACGCATCGCTTGTCGTTTTGGGTGCTCGGAGGTCTCGGCAGGATCGACCCCCGGGGAAACTTCCAGCACAGTCGTCGAGGCTCGACCGGCGCCGGGTCAAATTTGCGGGGGAGGGTCCGGCGGGCTCCACCGGCAGGGCGGGTCACCTTTCCGCTGGGTTTCCAGCGGGCCGGATCAGCGGCTCATCGTTTCACGTGAAACCAAAAAGACAGTCGCACAAAACCCGCCTCTGATCTGCGTTTTTGCGCAAAGACCGATTTGTAGCCCGCAACGTCGATTCGCCAACACGGCCCGACGGGCTATCCGCGTCGAACCACTCCTGGCGAGTTACAACCCGTTAACTGAGCTGATTCAGTTGAACCCGGGCTCACCCAGTTCGCCGAGGATGCGATTCAGATCGCCGACCGATGCGAAATCAATGGTGATCGCGCCCTTTGTTGCTCCGAGGGTCACCTTCACGCGCGTGTTCAGTCGATCCCCAAGCCGGTCCGCGATCTCGTTCAGTTGACCCTGACGCGTACCGGCACTGGGTTTCGCCTTCTTCGGCTTGGGCGAGTTACGCGTCGCGGCGGCCTCGGCGGCGCGCACCGACAAGTCCTCGTTGACGATCTTGTCGGCCAGATGCTCCATGGCCTCGGGCTCTCCCACCGAGAGGATCGCCCTGGCGTGACCAGCACTGAGCACACCGGCGGCGACACGCTTCTGCACTCCGGCCGGCAGCCGCAACAGGCGCAGGGTGTTGGTGATCTGTGGGCGGGACCGGCCGATTCGCTGAGCGAGCTCGTCCTGGGTGATGCCGAAGTCGGCGAGCAGCTGCTGGTAGGCGGAAGCCTCTTCCAGCGGGTTGAGCTGGGCGCGGTGCAGGTTCTCGAGCAGCGCGTCCCGGAGCATGTCCTCGTCAGCGGTCTTCTTGATGACCGCGGGGATGCTGTCAAGGCCGAGAGCCTTGGTGGCCCGCAGCCGGCGCTCGCCCATGATCAGTTCATACTGGGGCGCTCCGTCCACGGCATCCGGAATCGGACGCACCACGATCGGCTGCAGGACGCCGATCTCGCGGATCGACACCATCAGCTCCTCGAGCTCCTCCTGGCGGAACTCGACGCGCGGCTGCTGCGCGTTCGGGACGATGTCGTTCGGGTTCAAGCTTGCGAGCTGAGCACCGGGAACGGCGAGCAGGTTGTTATTGTCCTCTTCGACGACCACCGTGGGGGAGTGAGGGAAG
The Diaminobutyricimonas sp. LJ205 genome window above contains:
- a CDS encoding D-alanine--D-alanine ligase, yielding MNRNVNRVLVLAGGISHERDVSLRSGRRVADCLSSLGYEVELRDPDASLLPYLVSNRPDVVWPALHGASGEDGALRALLDFAGIPYVGSNADSAHLAWDKPTGKTVAGRAGVTTPESITLSRDAFRELGAASVLALVGDRLGFPLVVKPARGGSAQGVTMVDNEIDLPRAMVDAYTYGDVALIEQRIIGTEVAIGVIDTGDGPVTLPAVEIEPLSGVYSFEARYNAGETRFYTPARIADDVAATAADAAITAHVALGLRHISRVDLIIDAAGTPWFLEANVLPGLTETSLLPQALEAAGHDLGWVYGALAESAVTGVPAS
- a CDS encoding ParB/RepB/Spo0J family partition protein; its protein translation is MAAKRTGLGRGIGALIPTGDQSAGRPVDVFFPHSPTVVVEEDNNNLLAVPGAQLASLNPNDIVPNAQQPRVEFRQEELEELMVSIREIGVLQPIVVRPIPDAVDGAPQYELIMGERRLRATKALGLDSIPAVIKKTADEDMLRDALLENLHRAQLNPLEEASAYQQLLADFGITQDELAQRIGRSRPQITNTLRLLRLPAGVQKRVAAGVLSAGHARAILSVGEPEAMEHLADKIVNEDLSVRAAEAAATRNSPKPKKAKPSAGTRQGQLNEIADRLGDRLNTRVKVTLGATKGAITIDFASVGDLNRILGELGEPGFN